From a region of the Tachyglossus aculeatus isolate mTacAcu1 unplaced genomic scaffold, mTacAcu1.pri scaffold_138_arrow_ctg1, whole genome shotgun sequence genome:
- the LOC119923045 gene encoding olfactory receptor 4C15-like, translated as MAFDHCMAICKPLHYLIIMNRQLFVSHLYTSDEIILLMAMAFDRDMAICKPLHYTAIMSQHVCGLLMWVVWIGSFLQATIQILFMVQLPFCGPNVIEHFICDLFPYLKLACTNTQVCRLVVVANSGVMCMISFLLLVFSYIVIWHFVRTHISAGRWKSLSTCVSHIVIVVLFFFPCIFMYIRPKCILPVVISAPIFYTIITPMLNPVFNTMRNTEVKSVMKKLWSRKLK; from the exons ATGGCCTTTGATCATTGcatggccatctgcaaacccttgcacTATTTGATCATCATGAACCGGCAG CTCTTTGTAAGTCATTTGTACACCAGTGACGAGATCATCCTCCTCATGGCGATGGCCTTTGACCGCGATAtggccatctgtaagcccctgcACTACACAGCCATTATGAGTCAGCACGTGTGTGGCCTGCTGATGTGGGTGGTCTGGATAGGAAGCTTCCTTCAAGCAACCATCCAGATCCTCTTTATGGTCCAGTTGCCATTCTGTGGCCCTAACGTGATCGAACACTTCATCTGTGACTTGTTCCCTTATTTGAAGCTTGCTTGCACAAACACCCAGGTCTGCCGCCTGGTGGTCGTGGCCAACAGTGGGGTGATGTGTATGATAAGTTTTCTCCTACTGGTCTTTTCTTACATCGTCATCTGGCACTTCGTGAGGACTCACATTTCTGCAGGGAGATGGAAATCCCTCTCTACCTGTGTCTCCCACATTGTCATAGTCGTTTTGTTCTTCTTTCCATGTATTTTCATGTACATAAGGCCCAAGTGTATTCTCCCTGTGGTCATATCGGCGCCCATATTTTACACTATCATcacccccatgttgaaccccGTCTTTAACACCATGAGAAACACGGAGGTGAAAAGTGTCATGAAGAAGCTGTGGAGCAGGAAATTGAAATGA